In Calliopsis andreniformis isolate RMS-2024a chromosome 6, iyCalAndr_principal, whole genome shotgun sequence, the genomic window ATTTATCGCGATCATAACGTTATACCATCGAAACGGGAATTAATCAATTTCTAGCACGCGTTCGCGAGCCGCTTTCTAACTTAGAACCGTTTCGCGTTCCCTCCTCGACGTGTTTCCTAATAATTACCAGTAATGCAAATAAGAAGTGGCAGCGTAACGCTCGACAATGTAAACTTTAGTCACTGCGTTGCCTATTATAATATTCATGGTTTCAACGAACCCGACAGATTAGGCGTGTTTGGAGACTCGGATAATCTTGTCTGACCAGATAACTTTTTTTTTTCCCTCGCGATTTGTAACTCGAGGCTGTAATGAATCATTGCAGCGTATAAATTAGCATCGAGGTATGCCGATGTTATACAAAACACGGTATCGATCGTGATCGTTCTGTAAATAATTTAATACTGATGAGATTTTCGGGTCTCCTTGACATATTTTCGCTTTTGCAGGAATAATTATCGTGTTGCAGTGACCGTGTAATTTTGAATTTGTGCTCGAAATAAAGGATCTATGAAATTGAAGTAACGAGTACTTGATTGGGATCAGTAAAGAAGTGAAACTATTTTGCTAGTTTGTTTTAAAGATAGTTATGAACTATAAATGAAGGAAGAATATTCTCAATGGTTACGAGCACGTTAATGGTATAATGAATAATAAACATCGAGTTTCAGCTGGCTAATTATTAATCACTGAACTAACAATAAGTGCATGGAAATTACTACAAAAACCTTGGAATGGTCGTTTCATTCTTAATTAAACATTGCAAGCTTGTTTATTCATAGACAACTATTTTTATGTGCTATTCCATAgttctatattatatttaattactGTGCAACGTTCTATCGCATTGTACATACTACAACAGGAAAGTAAAGCAATGTCTGAATAGCAAGGATGAGAGTTTATGTATACATAGTATTCAAGGGGTGAAATTCACCTGTGTTAGTCGCTGCTATTAAATCTTGCTCTAATTGACGTCTTTACACTATACACCTCTAATAATTAAATAACCACTTTCCCAGGTTGTGCTCTCACAACTTTAGTAGCTATAGGATTAAACAATAGTGTCTATGTTACCCTTAATTCTGAGACTGCTAGTTTGTCTTGTAAGTAATATACCTctatattaatttacttacttCTACAAGTAGTGAATATTTACAGAAATTATTTAAGAGTCTGCTTATAATCAAAATGTATTCAGTCTAATATCTAGACAAAAAACGATCGATTCGCCAACTTTGCATACTTTACTCCTGAGCAAACCCACGAAAAAGAAactaaataaaatacagtatagcaCAAGTCCGTCCTCAACCTATCACAGTAGCATGTTAATTACTTCCCAGATGCTCAACCATAAAGTCCCAGCCATCGACAAGTGTCATCGTCGTCTCCGTAGCCCTAGTAGCCAGGCGCATCAGCGATTACGACGCCAGGCATAACGTCACACCGCTGAAATACACCATGGTGTCCCCAGGGGGGTGAAAATGTCGAGGCTGCAACCGATACTTTCCCGTCTCTCCCGGAAACAGCATCGTGTGCAGGTGCCATTCAAGCCTCGAGTACTCGGTAACGCGGCGTCCCGTCGGTCCTGGGGTATTATAGCCAGGGTATTAGTTTCCTGACTTTAGAGCGCAGTCGACGAGGGATGGCCTTTGAAAGGCCGGCGCGTCGTATCGGCTACACGAATTACGCGTGAAAAAAGAAAACAGTGGATGATACCTCTCGACCATCACCGTCGGAGCGTATACCACCCGCGGATCCCGTCGTTCACTCTAAGCCCTCGAGGAGCTTTCCTTTTAACGGGCCTTAACAACTTGTAACCGATACCTGTGGCCCCccttcttccttccttccttctctTCCTCCTTCGTTCGCCCTTCATCGATCGTtccactctctctctctgtctttcACCCTCTTCGTGTACCTTTCCTTTCTGTACTCTCTCTATGGTGAATGGCCTGAATGAAAGGAGGCAAATCGTCGCGCGAATATTGTATACGAGGCTCTTGGGGCCCAGTGTCTCTGGCGTTCCACGAGGCACCTCGCCACAATGGGACGCAAGAGCAAAGTGGTTGGGACCCAGCGTACCCTCCCTCCCTCCGGCCAGTTTTCGGGCA contains:
- the LOC143180683 gene encoding uncharacterized protein LOC143180683, which translates into the protein MQRDISREKQVFRKTEIGMRNNSAGKGLDGQLSSEGVSPAFSTCHYEWYHHRLSDLCPKTGRREGGYAGSQPLCSCVPLWRGASWNARDTGPQEPRIQYSRDDLPPFIQAIHHRESTERKGTRRG